The following DNA comes from Peribacillus sp. FSL E2-0218.
TCCAATCCGCCGCCCTCTTCGATCCACGGACCCGGCTTACCGTCCAGAGCCCGGCGCAGCAGTTCATCAATGGCAGAACGCCTTCCATTAAAGAGGTTGAGGGTTTCCTCCGGTATTTCTTCTTTAAGCAAAACATCCCCTATTTTCCGCATCCAGGCATTAAAAATCATCGGTGCCGCTTCATCCGCGGAATCAATATGATTCCACTTCTTTAAAATCCTAATTGCCTGTTCTTCCTGCTTGCCCGATGAACCCTTCAATACCTCCAGGAACTGAGGGGCAAATTCCTTGGCTTGAAGATTCACCTGATCCATCTGCAGCGTTTGCATGTCTTCGGCCGTCAGCTTTTTATTGGCCTTCAAAAACTCCTGTATCCTCATCTGACGGTATGGCTGGGCCCAGTTATTGCTGATGTGGTAAGGGTACTCATCCGAGATGACTTTATTGTTCGCTGTCGATATGAAACCTTCCTTTGGATTGATCGTTTTAGGAAGCTCATCAAACGGGATGTAACCCTTCCACTCATATTCATCCGTCCAGCCAGGAACAGGCAGCATGCTATCGCCCTTTTTCCGGATCGGGATTTTCCCGTTCGCCTTATAGGCAATGGTCCCATCGTTGGACGCAAAGACGAAATTCTGCGCCGGCGTTTCGAATTTCAAGAGAGCCTTTTCGAAATCGTTCCAGTTTTCCGCTTTATTCATATTCAATACCGCTTCAAGCTCCGCGGATGGATCAAGTGCCGTCCACCTTAAGGCAAGGACCGTATCTTTGCCGCTTTTGCCGGCAAACTCGGAGATGACCGGTCCATGACGGGTAACGGTCACCTTATAATCCAGGGTTTTCCCATCCTTCACCTTGATCGGCTCGTCCACGATTTCAGCTTTTTCCCATTCATCCTTGAAGGCGAATTCCTTCTCGTTTTCCGGATTTCTCTTCTCAATGAATAAATCCTGGACATCCGGCCCCGTATTGGTCACTCCCCATGCGACCTTTTCATTATGGCCGAGGATGATCCCCGGAATTCCGGCAAAAATTACACCGCTCACATTGACTGTCGGGGCTTGCAAATGCATTTGATACCAAACGGACGGTGTAGCCAGCCCAAGATGTGGATCATCCGCCAATAAAGGTTTCCCCGAATCGGTTTTACTGCCCGAAACGACCCAATTATTGCTGCCGTTGAATTCATACGGAATGACGGCCGCTGCGAAACTTTTTTCAATATCCAGCTCCTCCTTACTGATGATGTAAGGAGCACTCTTTGGATAATCCGGAAATAAATCATACGCCTTTTCCTTCGGGAACGTTTGCAGCAAATACTGCCTGAACGCCTGGTCCTCCCAGTTTCCGCCTAAATCAAAGGCCATATATTTTCCGATCGTCAGCGAATCGACGGCTGTCCACCGCTCTGGTTCATATCCAAGTAAAGTGAACTCGACCGGCCATTTTCCATTCTCCTTGAGCTCATCGATATAAAGATTGACTCCCTCCGCAAACACATCCAACGCTTCCTTGCCCTCACTTGTATAAGCAGCATAGGAGGCCTCTGCCGCCCGTCTCAATCCAAGCGTGCGGAAATACTTATCATTTTTCACCGTTTTCTCGCCAATGACCTCGCTCAATCTTCCTGACGCCTGACGCCTGCTCAAATCCATTTGAAATAGACGGTCCTGCGCCTGGACATACCCTTGAGCTAAATACAAATCATGCTCATTCGCAGCATTGATATGCGGGACCCCGCTTGAATCCCTCACCACCGTAACCGGTTTCAAAAGGCCCGGCAGCGAAACTTCCCCCTTCGTTTCAGGCAAAGCCCTTGAAAGAAATACATTTGCGGCAATCAGGACAGACAGCAAAAGCACAATCAAAATCCCCAAACTCCATAATGCCCGCCTTCGCCACTTCCGTCTCGGCCTTTGCTGAGGTACGGCAACTTCCATCGACTCATCTCCCTCTCCCATTGAAAACTCTCATTCTTTCTACTTAAGATATTCCGCGCCTCCCTCCATCTTTCCTACCAACCTCCGAGAATTTTGCCAGTATTCTTGAAATTATGGAGTTGCCCCCGCAGGTTGGGGTCTTTGCTTGTGGATTTGAGTGGTTACTCGTGAGTTTGGATGGTTTATTCGTGAGTTTGAGTGATTTATTCGTGAATTTGCGCGGTTTATTCGTGAGTTTGAGTGATTTATTCGTAAGTTTGGGCCGTTTCTCATAACATCGTGGCGTTCACTCGCGAATTCCGCCCTCCATCCACAAATGAAAAAGCACTGATACGATGTATCGGTGCTTAGTCTATTAGCTATTTGCCAATATGTATTCAATTACTTGATCTACGTCATCGGTATGGAGGAGGGCTTTGTCAAAGTCATGGGCTGCCTTTGTCTCTGCTTCCATGTATTCCACCGGAGAGAGGAAGCCGAAGAGCCGCTTCCATTTATGGTTTTGTTGGAGTAGCTTTCTTGCCTTTTTTATATCTTCCGGGATGAATTCGTTGATGATGAAGCAAGGGTCGGAATGGGCCGGGTGCTGAAAGCGTTCATTCAGGCTTTGTAATTTATCTCGGTCCCATTCCACCCGGATCAGGTCGGATATGACCTTTACATTTTGGAGCGAGTCGCAGATGTGTTTTGATAACACTTCATATTCTTCGTCCTCCAATCCGTGATCTGTCATGATTCCGATACAATACCATTTTTGAAATGGTTCATCGAGATTCTCATTTTTCTTGGAGAACATTGTTCATCCGCCTTTCTTCGTTGCTTTTAAAAAAAAGATACCCCATCAAGGATATCTCCATCATATCGGCTGAAGGGCCAGACCTCTTTGCTTAAAGATGAATTTCATGGCCTGCGCGAATGATAGAAAGGCTTTTACCTGATTGGCAAGGTCAAGTTTGACAATCCTTTTCGCCACATCAGGGGTGAAGCCGACAACGATCGTTTCCGTTCCCATAAGCGACAGTGCTCCCACCAATTGCTCTAGCAGAAAAAGCATATCGCTCTCTTCTCTAAAGGTAATCCCGGAGAAATCGATAATCAATACTTCCGCCTGTAACTCTGCACATTTTTGCAGGATCTTCGATTGCATCGACTCCATTCTCCAGTCATCAACGCGGCCGATCATCGGGAAGAGCAGCACATCCTTTAATACGGTCTGGACGATTGGAGTCGCCAACTCTTCCATGACTGCTTGGTT
Coding sequences within:
- a CDS encoding penicillin acylase family protein is translated as MEVAVPQQRPRRKWRRRALWSLGILIVLLLSVLIAANVFLSRALPETKGEVSLPGLLKPVTVVRDSSGVPHINAANEHDLYLAQGYVQAQDRLFQMDLSRRQASGRLSEVIGEKTVKNDKYFRTLGLRRAAEASYAAYTSEGKEALDVFAEGVNLYIDELKENGKWPVEFTLLGYEPERWTAVDSLTIGKYMAFDLGGNWEDQAFRQYLLQTFPKEKAYDLFPDYPKSAPYIISKEELDIEKSFAAAVIPYEFNGSNNWVVSGSKTDSGKPLLADDPHLGLATPSVWYQMHLQAPTVNVSGVIFAGIPGIILGHNEKVAWGVTNTGPDVQDLFIEKRNPENEKEFAFKDEWEKAEIVDEPIKVKDGKTLDYKVTVTRHGPVISEFAGKSGKDTVLALRWTALDPSAELEAVLNMNKAENWNDFEKALLKFETPAQNFVFASNDGTIAYKANGKIPIRKKGDSMLPVPGWTDEYEWKGYIPFDELPKTINPKEGFISTANNKVISDEYPYHISNNWAQPYRQMRIQEFLKANKKLTAEDMQTLQMDQVNLQAKEFAPQFLEVLKGSSGKQEEQAIRILKKWNHIDSADEAAPMIFNAWMRKIGDVLLKEEIPEETLNLFNGRRSAIDELLRRALDGKPGPWIEEGGGLEQVLAKSLQQTLKELEETQGNDIADWEWGDYHQVRFNHPLSSVTPLNYLFNSDGGVPVGGSSVTVQAAAFLEDGTVNHGGSWRFVMDLSDMSKAYHLVGPGQSGNVKSEWYHDQLDDWADGTYHQTVMNDPKGDKLTLKPAY